In a genomic window of Helianthus annuus cultivar XRQ/B chromosome 10, HanXRQr2.0-SUNRISE, whole genome shotgun sequence:
- the LOC110884968 gene encoding uncharacterized protein C24B11.05 produces the protein MEYVHTQKYDCLLFDLDDTLYPLSAGLAVGVLKNIKDYMAEKLGIDEEKIPELCDLLYKNYGTTMAGIRAIGYDFDYDEYHSFVHGRLPYENLKPDPVLRGLLLSLPMRKFIFTNADKIHAAKVLSKLGLEDCFEGMICFETLNPRVNKVSRVCDDEIFDIIGHFSRTDSTSELPKTPIVCKPSEDAIEKALNILNINPQTTLFFEDSVRNIQSGKRVGLDTVLVGKSHRCKGADYALESIHNLKEAIPELWEKVSVAAYKVVVETPVTA, from the exons ATGGAGTATGTTCACACGCAGAAATACGATTGTCTTCTTTTTG ATCTAGACGACACTCTTTATCCTCTTAGTGCTGGATTGGCAGTGGGAGTTCTCAAGAACATCAAAG ATTATATGGCTGAAAAGCTTGGAATTGATGAGGAAAAGATCCCAGAATTGTGTGATCTGCTCTACAAAAACTACGGTACCACAATGGCAGGCATTCGG GCGATCGGCTATGATTTTGACTATGATGAATACCACAG TTTTGTTCATGGAAGATTACCTTATGAGAATTTAAAGCCTGATCCTGTTTTGAGGGGTCTTTTACTAAGCTTGCCCATGCGCAAATTC ATATTTACAAATGCGGACAAGATCCACGCTGCTAAAGTTTTGAGCAAACTCGGATTGGAAGATTGCTTTGAAGGGATGATTTGCTTCGAGACGCTGAATCCTCGTGTGAACAAAGTTAGCAGGGTTTGTGATGATGAGATATTCGACATAATTGGACATTTTTCTAGAACAGATTCGACCTCAGAGTTGCCAAAGACGCCAATTGTCTGCAAACCATCGGAAGATGCAATCGAGAAGGCCCTCAACATCCTCAACATTAACCCTCAAACAACG CTGTTTTTTGAGGATAGCGTCCGAAACATCCAGTCTGGAAAACGTGTGGGTCTTGACACCGTTTTG GTTGGGAAGTCCCATCGGTGCAAAGGTGCAGACTACGCGTTAGAAAGCATACACAACTTGAAAGAAGCAATACCGGAGCTCTGGGAAAAGGTTTCCGTCGCTGCTTATAAGGTCGTTGTGGAGACACCCGTCACGGCTTAA